One window of the Treponema primitia ZAS-1 genome contains the following:
- the ortA gene encoding 2-amino-4-oxopentanoate thiolase subunit OrtA, producing the protein MIKKGAWVRIHKIVLEPRDRAPQVPEDTKTVPLELWVKGWLQKDAEIGKEAEILTRTGRKEEGTLLEENPTYRHGFGEFVPELLVISDQVRELVFGGGK; encoded by the coding sequence ATGATTAAGAAAGGCGCGTGGGTTCGGATTCATAAGATCGTTCTTGAACCCCGGGATCGGGCGCCCCAGGTTCCCGAAGATACCAAGACGGTTCCCTTGGAACTGTGGGTAAAGGGCTGGCTCCAAAAAGATGCGGAAATTGGCAAGGAAGCAGAAATACTGACCCGTACCGGCCGCAAAGAGGAAGGAACACTGCTGGAGGAAAACCCCACGTACCGGCACGGCTTTGGAGAGTTTGTACCTGAGCTGTTGGTTATAAGCGATCAGGTACGGGAGCTGGTATTCGGAGGAGGGAAATAG
- the ord gene encoding 2,4-diaminopentanoate dehydrogenase, whose amino-acid sequence MENVKVIIWGLGAMGSGMAEMLLEKKGVDIIGVAGRPNKQGKSMYDFLSVKRGNRPDVIIGSPEKVITEKAADVVLLCTDSFTAKAFDRIKFILEKKINCITSAEEMSYPKAKEPELTKKIDEIAKANGVSVLGTGINPGLIMDLLVIIMTGCCKDVEHITSRRVNSLSPFGPAVMEEQGIGITPEAFRDGVKTGKLSGHVGFSESISMIADSIGWKVDDIKQSMEPIVTDVDRKSPYGFAKAGNVAGCAMKGYGYIKGDLKIEMDHPQQIEPEQVGVKTGDYVIIKGTPSINMINSPEVPGGIGTIAMCVNMIPQIINARPGLQTMITLPVPRAIMGDMRDQIAEEAKIVK is encoded by the coding sequence ATGGAAAATGTAAAGGTTATTATCTGGGGACTGGGGGCCATGGGTTCCGGTATGGCAGAAATGTTACTGGAGAAAAAAGGCGTGGACATTATTGGTGTGGCCGGCAGGCCGAATAAACAGGGCAAAAGTATGTACGATTTTCTCTCAGTCAAAAGGGGAAACCGGCCCGATGTTATCATCGGTTCTCCGGAAAAGGTAATCACCGAAAAAGCCGCCGATGTGGTATTGCTTTGTACCGATTCATTCACCGCCAAAGCCTTCGACCGGATAAAATTTATTCTGGAAAAAAAGATTAACTGTATTACCAGCGCAGAAGAAATGTCCTACCCCAAGGCCAAGGAACCGGAACTGACGAAAAAAATTGACGAAATCGCCAAAGCTAACGGCGTATCGGTTCTCGGCACGGGTATCAACCCCGGGCTTATCATGGACCTCCTGGTTATCATCATGACCGGTTGCTGTAAGGATGTGGAACATATCACCTCCCGGCGGGTCAACAGCCTGTCCCCCTTTGGACCTGCGGTTATGGAAGAGCAGGGCATCGGTATCACCCCCGAGGCATTTCGGGATGGCGTTAAGACCGGCAAGCTTTCCGGGCATGTGGGCTTTTCCGAATCCATCAGTATGATTGCCGATTCCATAGGCTGGAAAGTAGACGACATCAAACAGTCCATGGAACCCATTGTTACCGATGTTGACCGCAAATCCCCCTACGGCTTCGCCAAGGCAGGAAATGTCGCAGGCTGTGCCATGAAGGGGTATGGATACATCAAGGGGGATCTGAAAATAGAAATGGATCATCCCCAGCAGATTGAACCGGAACAAGTTGGGGTCAAGACCGGCGACTATGTTATCATCAAGGGTACGCCGAGTATCAACATGATCAACTCTCCTGAAGTTCCCGGGGGTATCGGTACTATCGCCATGTGTGTCAACATGATTCCCCAGATTATCAACGCCAGGCCCGGACTCCAGACCATGATCACCCTGCCCGTACCCCGGGCTATTATGGGGGATATGCGGGATCAAATTGCCGAAGAAGCAAAAATCGTAAAGTGA